The Crateriforma spongiae sequence CGTATCCGATCGCAACCGCGGCCGGTGGAACGCTGACGCCTGTCTTGGACGGCAGCAATGAAGTCGTTGCCCTGCGGTACACCCCGCGTGAAAACTTCACCGGTGCTGATTCCTTCATCTACACCGTGACCGACGACGGCCAGACGGCTGTCGCCGGTGGTCCGGTGGTGGACGATCCGCGTATTGCTGCCGGTAACGTGTTGCTGACGGTCAATCCGATCAACGACCCGCCACAGTTCAGCCTGGGCGATGATATCGTCGTGGACGAAGACGCCGGAACGGTGACGGTCAGCGACTGGGCAACCAACGTCCAGGCCGGCCCGACCAGCGCCAGCGACGAAGTCAATGGAACGGCGACCGTCGATCCACAAGTCGTCTCGTTCATGATCACGCAGGTCAGCACGACCAACGAGAACCTGTTCAACGGTTCGGTCACCGCAACGGTCAACGGCACCAACGGCGAACTGGTCTTCACCCCCGCCGATGATCAAAGCGGTACGGCAACGTTCGAAGTCAAGCTGACGGACGATGGCGGCACCGACAACGGCGGTATCGATACGTCGGAGGTGCGAACCTTCACGATCACGGTCAATCCGGTCAACGACCCGCCGACCTACACGCCTGGAACCGATGTCACGGTCGATGAAGACAGCGGTGCTTACAACGAACCGTGGGCCACGGATATTTCTCCGGGACCGGCCGACGAAAGCAGCCAGACGGTCAGCTTCGTCGTCGAAACGCCCACGCAATCGCAGTCGCTGTTCGCATCGCTGCCACAGATATCGCCTGACGGAACGTTGCAATTCACTCCGGCCGATGATGCTGCGGGTGTGGTCGACTTGACCGTGCGAGCGATTGATTCCGATGGTGCCGAGGCGGCTTCGACCACGCTGACGATCACAATCACTCCGGTGAATGATGTTCCGATCGCGGTCGCCGATGAACTGGATCACAACGAAGATTCGATTCTGACGATCCCGTCGTCGGTGCTGTTGGCAAACGACATTGATGTCGATCCGACGGACACATTGACGGTGGTCTTGCCCGAATCGTCGTTCACGTCCAACGGTGCACAGCTGACTTACAACAGCACCACCGGTGACATCACCTACGACCCGACCGACGCGAGCCTGTTGCAGCAATTGGCCGAAGGCCAAACGTTGTTCGATACCTTCACCTATCAAGTGATCGACAGTGCCGGTGCGACCAGCCAACCGGTCACGGTGACGATTGATGTGGAAGGTCGTAATGACGCGCCCGTCTTGGTCCCCGACAACCCGTCGCTGAATCAAGATGGACCGACCGTGATCACGCCATTGGTCAATGACTTCGACATTGACGGTGCGATCGACCCGTCGTCGATTGAAATTACCAGCCAGCCGTCGTTTGGAAGTCTGGAAGTTCGACCCAACGGTACGATCATCTACACGCCGTTTGCGGGAACCAGCGGTACCGATTCCTTCACGTACACCGTGGCAGACGAATCGGGTCTGCGAAGCCAGCCGGCGACGATCACGTTGGGTCTGAACGTCGCGCCGATCGCTAACAACGATCGTGCGGTGACCTACTGGAACGAGACGATCAACATCGATCTGATTGACAACGATGTGGACAACGACGGATTGATCGATCCCGAAAGTCTTTCGATTGTCACGTCACCGGCGTTCGGCCAAGTCAGCGTCAATACCGATGGAACGGTGGACTACATCCCTGCCGATGGATTCGTCGGTAACGACAGCTTCCAGTACACCGTGTCCGACGAAGCCGGTTTTGTCAGCAACACCGCGTTGGTTTCCGTCCAGGTGATCGCCAGCCGGTTGCAGAACCAGACGGAATTCAACGACGTCAACGACGACGGTTTCATCACCGCCATTGACGCTCTGTTGATCATCAACGAACTGGAACGTGCGGGCGGAGGACCGATTGCCGTCGAACCCGACGACGTGCCACCGCCGTACTATGACGTCAGCGGAGATCGCTTTATCACCGCGTTCGATTCACTGTTGGTGATCAACCACTTGAATCGCACCGGCGGCGGATCCGTTGCCGGCGAAGGCGAATCATCCGCTTCGGTCGCCCCGCTGCGAGTCGATTCGGCCCAGTCCGTCACGGCACCGGTTGGCGATGTCGTCGCCGCGACCACTGAAACGGTCACCGACCGCGTCGTCGGCAGTGCCCAGTACGACGTCGTCGAAGACTCGGTGTTGGGCTTGATTGCTGTCGCTTCCGACGATGACGATGAAGATTCGGTCGACGCGATCGATGCTGCGTTGGCGGATCTGCTGTAAAGCGTTCGATCACCCCGACGATCCATGACGCAGGGGCGTCCGAAGTTCATTCGGACGCCCCTGTTTTTCGTTTGCGGATACGCGCAAGACCGTGAAGCAAACGCTTTCGGCGAAAGAAAACTCCCCAAAATTCACTTAATGGCCATTGCCCCCCCGTAAATCTTGTAAGATTGCGACGGGCTTTAAAGGGCAATTGGGGGTGGCCATGTCTTGGCTTCGATCGAGCGATGTCACGCGATCATTTGTCGGACCGGTTCTGGCGTTTGTCGCGTGTGGTTTGATGCTGACGATGTGGTGGCACCCAGTGTCGTCCACCACTTCATCAAAACAGCAAGCCTCGCTTTTTCTAAAGACACAGGTGATTGACGCGGGACGTCATCGTCCCGGCGATCGCGTCGACGTGACGTTCGCGATTCAAAACGCGTCAGATCGTCAGGCCACGATCGTGCCGAGGACCGCGTGCGACTGCGTCAGCACATCCGGCGACCGTATCGATGTTCAGCCGGGTACGGTGCATGACGCATCTTTTCGCTGGACCATCGGGACGCCGATGCTGGGCGACTACGGCGTCTGTCCGATGTCGCAGACGATCGAGTTTATCGATCGCGTCAGCCATCAAGTGATCACTGGCGAAGTCCGCGCGGACGTCGAACGCCCGATGTTCATCGCGGCGCAAGACTTACAAGTCGAATCGGTTTTCTTGCCGGGCCAGGATAAATTGCTAGATGGCAAATCCGAAGGTCATCCGATTCCTTTTGCATGTGTCGGAAAGACCGAAAAGATCATCTGCCAGTTCGAGACCAAACAGATCGAATCAAACGTGAACTGGCAACCGGGAAAACGCACGGGGGAAATCACGTTCCATCCGCCGCTGTCAAGCGAACTCGGTTCGCATACGGTTCATGCAAAGGTCCATTGGACCGGGCATACGGATCGGGACACCAAGCAGACACTGGTGTTTCCAATGGCGATCAACATTCGATCTCGGGTCCCTGTCGAAGTCACGCCGGCAATCGCGGTGCTTTCCCCCAGCCATCCCCAGACAATGGTTCGGTTTGTTGCGGTAACCGAAGGCATCAAACTGACGGTGCAACCCGAAACGCTGAAAATGCCCAGCGGTGTTAAGTTGATCGACTCGGGTAATCAATGGCTAAAGCTTCAATTGATCGAAGCGGAACCACTCTCTTCGAAGCTTACCGAGGATGAGCCCCCCAGTACGATTGACGTTCAAATCGTGAACGGTCAATCCAAGGGCACCTATCCGGTACGATTCTCTTTGTTGATCCTTCCCTAAACCCCGGTGCTATGATGAAACGTATTATCTTTAGTGTCAGTTTGTTGGTATCTGTGTTTGGATTGACGATCGATCTCGCGGGAGGTCCCTGCGTCAAAAAGTGTGTTGAAAGTGCCACTGCCGCAATTAGCGGATCCGATTCCGACGGAGATGGGCTCTACGTAGCGAACCAGTGTCGCGAGTTTAGGTCCGCGATTAGTTTGTGGGCATTGACAACTTCAGGGGCGGATAGCTTTCAGCAAGGTGAGTCCGTGGTTATAGATTACGACTATGGGCCGCATGGTGAGTGTAGTCCAGTTTGCAGCGGACTGAATCGCAATGCCATGAGTTTCTTTTTGGTTGAGGCCACGGTTGATGGCTACGGCGTTGTATACGATGGAAACATGAGCTGGAGTTGGGAGTGCCCAGATGAATCCGAAGAATGATCGTCGACCCGACTTCTATCCAGGAGAATTGAGATCCGTTTGAACCTGATGAAATCCTGTTTCGGCGTGATGATTTGCTTGGTCTCGCTTCTACCTTCCTTGACGCGACCGGCCTACTGCATCAGCACCGCAGAGCAGATTGAAAAGATTGCGACGCACTACCAGGCCATTGCCGAACGATTTGAAAGTTCGGCTTTCCGACTGGACGCCCAGGCCGTGGTCCGACAGCGTCCCCCGAGTCCACTGTCCGGTGGCCCGGACGACTCTGATAGCAACAGCACGCTGGTCCAGGCCCGCTTTCCGTTTTCAATTGTCGCGGATCGTCATGGGCGTTTCGGAATCGAAGGAGGGGCATATTCCGAAAAAGACCATGCCATTCGGAAAAATGCGGAATGGTTCGATGGGGATCGTCAATATTTGCTACATAGTCAAAGCGGCGGGGCGCAGTTTGACTATTGCCGCATCCTGTGTGATGGGATCCCGGATCGTTCGCAACCGTTGGGATCCGAAATCCTATGGTTCATAGCGAATCGCAGCGTCGGCGAAGATCCGTCGGCGATCATCGAATTCTGCTCATTGTTGGAACTTCTTCGGCATCATCCGATTACGAAGACGCGGTGGATGGATCTGCAGGGTGGGCAGGCTTTAGAAATACAGTGGCAGACCCGACGCGGACCAAGAACAGTCGACATTCGATTGGAGTTTGAGGCCGGTGATGAACCTCGGCTTCGCAGACGAATGGTGCGCCGCACTTTAGGAACCAGTCGCACCGACCGAACCATTGAATGTGAGTATGCGGATGCGGAAGCAGACCTTCCCAATAAGTGGGTTTTTAGCTTGATCGAGGCCTCGACGCAGAATGATCGACCACCTGTGACCTGGGGACACGACGTTCTATCGGACATTAATGTCCAGTGGATGGAAACGTCTTCGGTCGAAATGTTTCAACCAAAACTGACGTCGGGGATGACGATCGTTGATGAATGCGGTGGCGCGTCATTGGTCGTGGAATCCGGGTGGTCCATGGCTCGGGTCTTGATCTTGTTGGGGGCACTAGGACTGCTGGCCGCGGCATACTTTGCCATTCGCGAGACGCGGGTAACGACATGAAAGGCTTGCCGAAACGCTTGGGCGTAACGCTGATCGAATTGCTGGTCGTATTCTCAGTCATCGCCCTATTGGCGGGCATCTCGTTACCGGCAATACAATCGGCACGTGAGCGGGCGCGCATCAATACTTGCCAAAATCGTTTGCGTCAGTTGGTTCTCGCTTCTCATCATCATCACAACGCTTTCAAGCATTTACCCACCGGAGGCTGGGGATATCGTTGGGTCGGTATCGCGGGACGCGGTGTTGGCGAAAATCAGCCGGGCGGTTGGATCTTCAACTGCCTGCCGTTCTTAGAACAACAAGCCTTGTTCGATCGAATACGACCGACTGACGATGGCTTGATACCCGCACAGCCTCTTCAGGTTGAATTGCCTCTGGTGCGATGCCCGTCGCGACCAGGGCCCGCCGTGGTGAAGTGTGCAAAGAAACCCATGCCGGTGAACTCGCATCCGCTTGGTGATGTTGCAAGGACGGACTATGCCGCGTGTGAAGGCGACATCATTACCGACAGCAAGGCTGGCCCCGACGATTTGTCGCCGTCGGCGATTCAGCGATATCGGTGGGCCGACACCTCCGCGGCAAACGGTGTTTGTTTCCAACGTTCAATGGTTCGGTTTCGGGACATCAGAGACGGACAATCGCAAACTTATTTTTGTGGCGAAAAGTATGTCAGACAATCCGAATACTTTTCATCCGACGATTTGGGCT is a genomic window containing:
- a CDS encoding DUF1559 domain-containing protein; translated protein: MKGLPKRLGVTLIELLVVFSVIALLAGISLPAIQSARERARINTCQNRLRQLVLASHHHHNAFKHLPTGGWGYRWVGIAGRGVGENQPGGWIFNCLPFLEQQALFDRIRPTDDGLIPAQPLQVELPLVRCPSRPGPAVVKCAKKPMPVNSHPLGDVARTDYAACEGDIITDSKAGPDDLSPSAIQRYRWADTSAANGVCFQRSMVRFRDIRDGQSQTYFCGEKYVRQSEYFSSDDLGYDQSALSGIDVDLVRWTHLLPKRDSGASEIRRFGSVHAAGFSMAFCDASVKFLSYSIDPAIHRSQGTRYTVGSRTR